The Neisseria macacae ATCC 33926 genome contains the following window.
CGATTGTCAGCTTCCCGAATTTCGGCTACTGGCGCAACCGCTTCCAAATCGCTATCGGCGGGCATATGCCGGTTTCCGAGCGCATGCCCTACCATTGGTACGACACGCCGAATATCCATTGGTGTACGCTCAAAGACTTTGATTTATTGTGCGCCAAAAACAAAATCCGCGTCCTCGAGCGCGCGGTCATGACGGGCAACAAACAGGTCAAACATTTCCCCAACCTGTTGGGCAGCTTGGCGTTTTACCGCGTCGGGTAAGATGGGTTGAGCACCTTGTTGGCAATAACAAGGTTCTTGAGTTGTACTAACAGGAGGTCGTCTGAAAAATGAAGTGGCAGATTTTCAGACGACCTCTTTATGTTGAAAATAAAATAATGAAAAATGAAACGTCATCACTTCTCTTATGGCTTACTGCAATCATGCTGACTGCGTGTTCTCCAAGCAAAGAAGATAAAACAAAAGAAGTCGGCGCATCCGCTGCTTCGTCCTCCACGTCATCTGCTTCTTCCCAATCCGATTTGAATCCAATCGCGTCCAACTCTAATAGCGTCAAGCAAGTAGAAGGCGCACCTTCTTCAAATTGCACCAACCTGCATCAGATTGGCGGCATTGATGATTTTGTCCGTCAGGTTGCCGAAAATATCGATTCCAGTTGTTTGTTTGAACGCAGCCCTAAAGAATTGGCGGCGATTTGGGGCATTCCCGGCGGAGACGATCCGCTGGAGCAGGCACTGTTCCCTGATATTGATCCGAATGATCCTAAAAACGTTGATAAAGTGATAGAGGCTATTGATCAGATGGG
Protein-coding sequences here:
- a CDS encoding NMB0938 family lipoprotein, with the protein product MKNETSSLLLWLTAIMLTACSPSKEDKTKEVGASAASSSTSSASSQSDLNPIASNSNSVKQVEGAPSSNCTNLHQIGGIDDFVRQVAENIDSSCLFERSPKELAAIWGIPGGDDPLEQALFPDIDPNDPKNVDKVIEAIDQMGKGERSHNQQAVEPVVQEMKALRRRDTLVLSTGKQTSQGSDQPLRVTHNFDIEGTPEYLKKHGGGFGGSFQNISQLPEYLKSRGKIFEAQRVFRLFNRDRSPDKPYLEIVFDESGKIVSITVYENVSNPASGIHLM